The Porphyromonas sp. oral taxon 275 DNA window CCTGAGGCCCAGGTGAAGGGCGCGTCGGGTTGGAGCTTGACGGCCTTGACCTTCAGGAGCGCCTCGGCGATGCGCTGTGCGCGTGATGTCGTATTCATTGATCTATATGAGTAGGGTTGGTGTCGTAGTACTTGGTGCTAGAGCTCAAGGGTGAAGCGGTCGGCGTCTGCCCAGACGGGGAACTTACGCCGCAGCTCGCTGAGGGGCTCGTAGCTGAGGCTGCCACAGACCACCTCCTCGGCACCTGCTGCAGCCTCGGCGATGACCTCACCCCTCGGGGTGATGAGGGCGCTGTCCCCTGTGTAGATGAGTCCCTGTGGGTCGGTGCCGACGCGGTTGACGCCAACGACGTAGCAGAGGTTCTCCATTGCACGGGCTCGTAGCAGCGTCTGCCAGACGGCGCGGCGGGGCTTCGGCCAGTTGGCCACCACGAGGATGAGGTCGTACTCCTTATCCACGTTGCGGCACCATACGGGGAAGCGCAGGTCATAGCACACCAGCGGAAGAATGTGCCAGCCTCGATAGCTGAAGATGCAGCGCTCGGTGGCGGGCTGTACGTAGCCGCGCTCTCCACCTGGGGCGAAGAGATGCCGCTTGGGCTGCAGCTGTACCTGTCCCTCCTCGTCGATGAGGAAGAAGGCATTGTACAGCTGCCCCTCGAGCGCAGTGAGGAGGCTTCCCGCGATGGCCTTGCCGTAGCGGCGCGCTAGGCTGCTGAGCTCCTCCAGCTGTCGTCCCTCACGATCTGCATAGTCGGCTGCAGTGGCCGAGAAGCCCGTGAGGATGGTTTCGGGGAAGACGAGCAGGTCGGCAGTCTCCTGACCTCGGAGCTGCTCCTCGATATAACGGAGGTTGGCCTCGGGCTCATTCCATAGGATGGGGCACTGGACGGCGGCTACTCGGAGCTCAGAGCTCGGCTGCATGATGCGGGTGATGGGGCTTAGGGGGTGAACTGCTCGGGGTACTTCGCCTGTTCGGCGCTGTAGCGGCTGCGGATGTAGGCAAGGTCGCGCTCGAGGTCACCCGTAGGATGGAAGACCTCGGTAATGCCTACGACCTTATCCTTATAGTTGATGACCGCGAGCTCTATGGGGAGGCCTGCAGCCTGTGCTATATGGTAGAAGCCGCTCTTCCACTTCTCGCCTCGCTTACGCGTGCCCTCGGGGGTGATGGCGATGTGCATCTCGCCGCGCTGACGCAGCAGCTCCTGGATGCGCTCCACGGTCTGGCTGCGCTCCGAGCGGTTGACGGGCACACCACCTAGGGCTCGAAGAATGGGTGAGAGGGGGAAGAAGAACCAGTCGCTCTTCATCAGGAAGCCCGAGCGTATACCTACAGCCCAGGAGAAGAGTAGACCGATGAAGAAGTCCGCATTACTGGTGTGCGGGGCGACACAGATGACGCTGCCTGCAGGATGATCCTGCGGCAAGGCCTCGACCTTCCAG harbors:
- a CDS encoding amidohydrolase; the encoded protein is MQPSSELRVAAVQCPILWNEPEANLRYIEEQLRGQETADLLVFPETILTGFSATAADYADREGRQLEELSSLARRYGKAIAGSLLTALEGQLYNAFFLIDEEGQVQLQPKRHLFAPGGERGYVQPATERCIFSYRGWHILPLVCYDLRFPVWCRNVDKEYDLILVVANWPKPRRAVWQTLLRARAMENLCYVVGVNRVGTDPQGLIYTGDSALITPRGEVIAEAAAGAEEVVCGSLSYEPLSELRRKFPVWADADRFTLEL
- a CDS encoding 1-acyl-sn-glycerol-3-phosphate acyltransferase, whose amino-acid sequence is MRKKLAQTLLRILGWKVEALPQDHPAGSVICVAPHTSNADFFIGLLFSWAVGIRSGFLMKSDWFFFPLSPILRALGGVPVNRSERSQTVERIQELLRQRGEMHIAITPEGTRKRGEKWKSGFYHIAQAAGLPIELAVINYKDKVVGITEVFHPTGDLERDLAYIRSRYSAEQAKYPEQFTP